A single window of Gadus morhua chromosome 22, gadMor3.0, whole genome shotgun sequence DNA harbors:
- the hivep1 gene encoding zinc finger protein 40 isoform X1: protein MPRTKQNHPKNLKDKIEEAQKELKDPTGSPNGISGSSRRNADNIKGLKRKKIVAENQLKKIPKSPVKKPLQSKKPDQPPGPPSETATVSCPAEPESPSQTTPRSPSVNRDPKYAQQAPSASPAEGTSSPDNEELKPPETSSSRPPPLPPPSTPASTSSPGGEEPATAARASQPECSRSGDSSDPNFEGGSYNSNAPLEVLLKAMEQDFSTLVERKGSFPVQATGRPAQTVPVQPRTDVRTVPTSVNFGLQNQASHVQTYYFDTKGKVIGIASPIGSNVPTSGLVTQLQSTHQTTPHFLASSKEKQGLQFSFHTGTSTAITHAPVPSGCKAMPQSQPPVVHTCQSITASVPSTIQVPVTPGCNSVQMATVVNLNADQAAKDLKPKKQGKYVCEYCSRACAKPSVLLKHIRSHTGERPYPCDTCGFSFKTKSNLYKHRKSRAHAIKLGLVARSESGGGSGSLSQESDRADGTHSEAEESGDSDGESSTADQDPDSSQSSVAALSEASLYSAGTTHAGLCGEGDLSGSVTELVKPASGHGGYEPKLPAALPKVVVYPVNVSPLRSDSPRDTDPAPEQAAAQRQREFQTANHRSSLTILSSLKEVDCSNASLDRVSEDEDQHCKSPLFGGHAQLQRQQATDFSQQQQAKCLLSPRSLGSTDSGYFSRSESADQAMSPPTAIVKITPPAETDVSKIAVSNVPPVVATVIYVPEEKKQPSEGHMMRPPLETKALSLEERISKLISDNEAVVDNKQLDSVKPRRTSLSRRGSIDSPKSYIYKDSFQFDLNPIGRRSSSSSDIPKSPFTPTDKSKPVFLLSVPSQYPMDCLPITRSNSMPTTPGNSGLPMNVAPQPYPLRFCQSFDDKIGSLNDDVFSSAPSTPNPAIHSRTLVRQVAIEDFTTHEKHSIPTVRSMDEGYHGSNVSTELTQRSRSFEHGQDKSRRPMQTKGTMYECETCRNRYRKLENFENHKKFYCSELHGPKNKPVIVKESDPDVFQVTVVQPPVQRVSGLPGVLDQQTSIRKRRKMKSVGDDDDQSPTDVIPPCSVSFDSCLLTSAGAGQTFSHSRSVAVDIQPKGHQAQLPQIQLVARGIDPSDSRLSPIREAQISTSAKERGDLQRQGSGTSVIRHTNSLSRPNSFETSESFDRTGSPVDIKHVQSKTKPEAENVSVDGYKEKMSKTVDYGKQGQNSADDPVTVSVESTTPVHQSRLVRQNNIQVPEILVTEEPDREHDTQATEPTEKPAESFNWPPRSESLSKVPAEKLPPKKKRIRLAQMEQSSGESSYESSLSRSLSRDSSLSHCSSISASFDREEAARSESPSRGECVTVVQEPPGLSAAFNTLGVPGVMRRAASEQISCTQPSVEISCDYRSKSFDCANVSPRRSLSPAARCIQGSQVPQVPLIERRRGPLVRQMSLKINPEIPQHQRKMIIPLEKLALSNTKPLIQHRAPDANIVNKGHIAQPLFVDTPITITEKMVQSINLGSPTQQPQIYGLPHPWHQTSRVQTCQKLPPPPSQIVVSRESTLPQPSEPEERKSLVPRYQLQCSAQKACQTFSFSSAQGNQLTMPILTIPLSNPNLSVSKSSEVHQNVYMAQHKHLGPEIKTQQVVLTGGPQRNSFGQSQPVSTPLPQILITHEQINPVSSLAKRNSHPSVQSVDNDLHTTPIVNRDRAQTQTVSSSQTPRPVEKPTSLGSLHCTQKLASVTLCPQQEPTASSKRMLSPANSLDIYMEKHQKRAKDEHGVACLTDGRSVNYLNSKVADVTRQRKLTLVRQVCTTEPADSPIETEAPPLPEGKAARDSEATDVCKPMSPDSTAPDKDTAVVPRDATSAFSQTTSITSSNLLKPQDRSEEQRWTPAKSPIRPSSFHGSQGKLTLSASAGNSKDSHRLSFPSLKTATTFTWCFLMKRKPLHVPQTDLKTSAYAAWMISPKNPNPLGLPTKVVMSLFDSKQCSKKMLYTSAIKTSGKTDIVSYSSQLKDVMSMLLLSQKTKAVENVSKPPPETQAGGEVEKDVAAKTEPRRVKIFDGGYKSNEEYVYVRGRGRGKYICEECGIRCKKPSMLRKHIRTHSDVRPYHCIHCNFSFKTKGNLTKHMKSKAHSKKCLEIGVPVGLIDDQDAEDSAGDRGHAGSSDRQDSDADDSDGADDEDNDEEEEEEEESGLSTNPSVSASPQHLPPGPAEIPPSALLAQMSISSMRFPNAAAGPPPPAPDPPVADCYSESSVAMMSPVSLYKQMSISGSCSSPGPFPLSPPALGGPLGDHHASDTDSVHMMSPVSPCRQMSIDYPDFEVPPSPPVQSKGSKLSQEVSPAPVTAATPSEPGFPVDRGTQTSSFPPGGPMHFPLHGLAPPPAGPEHHLFSHLPLHSRQPLRSPYSVVPVGGLQLLHGGLAGYSTFLPIQGGPVQLTLPGVSVIHRTTSPLPAALCSPPRREDGPPHPAPCFPLGPAGLEALSLLGVGQGAGQGLTLNATLGLQVVAAGPPGAQGATGPRSHLPGLQILNISLPALIPSLGPRSALSPPPPSEAPAPATGSPSPLRGAARGRDAPPATAASSLPAPPSLSNPAAATTTTPAVLPRAGSETDLRTLAPENQSVRWPAGAGPPSSSHRTAGGVDTSGASPAGGAGGTTPPGPSPPPPPPPQPQLSRHKMADVYDDENDASSDDEGRLVIAT from the exons ATAAAATCGAGGAGGCGCAGAAAGAACTCAAAGACCCGACTGGCTCACCCAACG GGATATCTGGGAGCAGTCGAAGAAATGCCGACAACATCAAAGgcctgaagaggaagaaaataGTGGCAGAGAACCAGCTGAAGAAAATCCCCAAGTCTCCCGTGAAGAAGCCCCTGCAGTCCAAGAAACCGGATCAGCCTCCAGGACCGCCCTCCGAGACAGCAACCGTCTCCTGCCCTGCAGAACCGGAGAGCCCGTCCCAAACCACCCCAAGGTCGCCTAGTGTCAACAGAGACCCCAAGTATGCCCAGCAAGCCCCATCAGCATCTCCCGCGGAAGGTACATCTTCCCCCGACAATGAAGAGCTGAAGCCGCCGGAAACATCCTCTTCGCGGCCGCCGCCACTGCCGCCGCCGTCGACGCCAGCGTCGACTTCCAGTCCCGGCGGAGAGGAACCTGCGACTGCAGCCAGGGCCTCCCAGCCCGAGTGCAGCAGGAGCGGTGACAGCAGTGACCCCAACTTCGAGGGGGGGTCTTACAACTCAAACGCTCCCCTCGAAGTGTTACTCAAGGCCATGGAGCAGGACTTCAGCACCCTAGTGGAGAGGAAGGGCTCCTTCCCAGTCCAAGCCACTGGGAGACCAGCCCAGACTGTCCCTGTCCAGCCCAGAACTGACGTTAGGACAGTGCCAACAAGCGTCAACTTTGGTCTTCAGAACCAAGCTTCCCATGTGCAGACGTATTATTTTGACACAAAAGGGAAGGTAATCGGCATCGCTTCTCCAATCGGGAGCAATGTGCCCACCTCGGGCCTTGTGACCCAACTGCAGTCTACGCATCAAACCACACCCCACTTCCTAGCATCCAGTAAGGAGAAACAGGGCTTGCAATTTAGCTTCCACACTGGTACCTCCACCGCCATCACCCACGCCCCCGTTCCTTCAGGGTGTAAGGCCATGCCGCAAAGCCAGCCCCCGGTGGTTCACACGTGCCAGTCCATCACAGCCAGCGTTCCCAGCACAATCCAAGTCCCAGTGACGCCTGGCTGCAACTCGGTCCAAATGGCCACGGTGGTGAACTTAAATGCCGACCAGGCAGCTAAGGATCTGAAGCCAAAGAAGCAGGGGAAGTACGTGTGCGAGTACTGCAGTCGGGCGTGTGCCAAGCCCAGCGTGCTGCTCAAACACATCCGATCGCACACAGGCGAGAGACCGTACCCGTGTGACACGTGCGGCTTCTCGTTCAAGACCAAGAGCAACTTGTACAAGCACAGGAAGTCCCGCGCGCACGCCATCAAACTCGGACTCGTCGCCAGATCCGAATCCGGCGGTGGCAGTGGGTCGCTCTCCCAGGAATCGGACCGAGCAGACGGGACGCACTCGGAGGCCGAGGAGAGCGGGGACAGCGATGGAGAGAGTAGCACTGCGGACCAAGACCCTGACTCCTCCCAAAGCAGTGTTGCGGCGCTATCTGAAGCCAGCTTGTACAGCGCAGGAACCACGCATGCCGGCCTCTGTGGAGAGGGAGACCTATCTGGAAGTGTCACGGAGTTGGTCAAACCAGCCTCCGGTCACGGTGGCTATGAGCCAAAGTTGCCGGCAGCTCTTCCAAAGGTGGTTGTTTACCCGGTGAATGTCTCCCCTCTGAGGTCTGACAGCCCGAGGGATACCGATCCAGCCCCAGAGCAAGCGGCTGCACAGCGGCAGAGAGAGTTCCAGACGGCCAATCATAGGTCCAGCCTCACCATTCTGTCTTCTTTGAAAGAGGTGGACTGCAGTAATGCCTCGCTGGACCGAGTGAGCGAGGACGAAGACCAGCACTGCAAGTCCCCTCTCTTCGGGGGCCACGCTCAGCTTCAGAGGCAACAGGCCACGGACTTctctcagcagcagcaggccaaGTGCCTGCTCAGTCCACGCAGCTTAGGAAGCACAGACTCTGGCTACTTCTCACGCTCTGAAAGTGCAGACCAGGCGATGAGTCCACCGACTGCAATTGTAAAGATAACCCCTCCGGCGGAAACGGACGTCTCAAAGATCGCCGTTTCGAATGTCCCCCCTGTGGTAGCCACGGTGATTTACGTCCCAGAGGAGAAGAAACAACCCTCGGAGGGTCACATGATGCGACCGCCTCTGGAAACCAAGGCACTCTCTTTAGAGGAGCGGATCTCAAAGTTGATATCGGACAACGAGGCGGTGGTGGATAACAAGCAGCTGGACAGCGTCAAACCGAGAAGGACTTCTCTCTCCAGGAGAGGAAGCATAGACTCTCCAAAGTCATACATATACAAAGACTCTTTTCAATTTGACCTTAATCCCATCGGAAGAAGGTCAAGTTCCAGCTCTGATATTCCCAAATCTCCTTTCACCCCCACAGATAAATCAAAGCCAGTATTTCTTCTTTCGGTCCCTTCTCAATACCCAATGGATTGCTTACCAATCACCAGGAGTAACTCCATGCCAACGACACCAGGAAACTCTGGACTTCCAATGAATGTTGCCCCACAGCCCTACCCCTTGCGATTCTGCCAGTCGTTTGATGACAAGATTGGTTCTTTAAACGATGATGTATTTTCCTCGGCCCCTTCTACCCCCAACCCTGCTATTCATTCCCGCACTTTAGTTAGGCAAGTGGCCATCGAGGATTTCACCACACACGAAAAGCACAGTATTCCCACGGTTCGTTCGATGGACGAAGGCTACCATGGCTCCAATGTATCCACGGAGCTGACGCAACGAAGCAGGTCTTTCGAGCATGGTCAGGACAAGAGCAGAAGGCCCATGCAGACGAAGGGCACCATGTATGAGTGTGAGACTTGTCGGAATCGGTACAGAAAGCTTGAGAATTTTGAAAATCACAAGAAGTTCTACTGCTCTGAGCTTCACGGTCCGAAAAACAAGCCAGTCATCGTTAAAGAAAGTGATCCAGATGTCTTCCAGGTCACCGTAGTGCAGCCCCCGGTCCAGAGGGTATCAGGACTTCCAGGTGTTCTGGACCAGCAGACCTCGAttagaaagagaaggaaaatgAAGAGCGTCGGAGATGACGACGACCAATCACCGACAGACGTTATTCCTCCGTGTTCTGTCAGCTTCGATTCGTGCCTGTTGACGTCCGCCGGGGCCGGCCAGACGTTTTCCCATTCTCGCTCGGTCGCAGTGGACATACAGCCCAAAGGCCACCAAGCACAACTACCTCAGATCCAGCTCGTAGCAAGAGGTATAGACCCCTCTGACTCCAGGTTGTCACCAATCAGAGAGGCCCAGATCAGCACTTCTGCTAAAGAGAGAGGAGACCTGCAGAGACAAGGCAGTGGAACCTCGGTCATCAGACACACCAACTCACTGAGTCGACCGAATTCATTCGAGACATCCGAATCGTTTGACAGGACAGGATCACCTGTTGACATCAAACATGTCCAAAGCAAGACCAAACCAGAAGCAGAGAATGTGTCAGTTGATGGCTACAAGGAAAAAATGTCAAAGACTGTTGACTATGGAAAACAGGGACAAAACAGTGCTGACGACCCCGTAACTGTTTCTGTCGAGAGTACTACCCCTGTGCACCAGTCTCGCCTGGTCCGTCAAAACAACATCCAGGTGCCAGAGATCCTTGTCACAGAGGAGCCTGACCGAGAACACGACACGCAGGCCACTGAGCCGACGGAAAAGCCAGCAGAATCCTTCAACTGGCCCCCGAGAAGTGAAAGCCTATCCAAGGTACCAGCGGAAAAACTCCCACCTAAAAAGAAGCGAATTCGGCTGGCTCAGATGGAGCAGTCCTCAGGAGAATCCAGTTACGAGTCCAGCCTTTCCAGGAGCCTCAGCAGGGACAGCAGTCTCTCACACTGCTCCAGTATCTCGGCCTCTTTCGACAGAGAAGAAGCCGCCAGATCTGAAAGCCCTTCCCGGGGCGAGTGCGTCACTGTTGTCCAAGAACCACCCGGGCTATCAGCAGCCTTCAACACCCTAGGGGTGCCTGGTGTCATGAGGCGGGCTGCCTCCGAACAGATCAGTTGTACTCAGCCCTCGGTGGAGATCTCATGCGACTACCGTAGCAAGTCCTTTGATTGTGCCAATGTGTCTCCCAGGAGGTCCTTGTCTCCAGCCGCGAGATGTATACAGGGCTCTCAGGTTCCCCAGGTGCCACTGATTGAAAGGCGGAGGGGCCCGCTGGTTCGGCAGATGTCTTTAAAGATCAATCCAGAGATTCCGCAACATCAAAGGAAGATGATTATCCCGCTGGAGAAGTTGGCTTTATCGAACACTAAACCTCTCATTCAACACAGAGCTCCAGATGCTAATATTGTCAACAAAGGTCATATTGCCCAACCCTTATTTGTCGATACACCCATAACAATTACTGAGAAAATGGTGCAAAGTATTAATTTGGGTAGCCCGACTCAGCAGCCTCAGATATATGGTCTTCCCCACCCTTGGCATCAAACGTCCAGGGTTCAAACATGCCAAAAGTTACCGCCTCCTCCGAGTCAGATTGTGGTAAGTCGTGAGAGTACCTTGCCTCAACCGTCTGAGCCCGAGGAAAGGAAAAGCTTGGTGCCCAGGTACCAACTGCAGTGTTCTGCTCAGAAAGCATGCcaaacattttcattttcaaGCGCGCAGGGGAATCAGTTGACAATGCCTATTTTAACGATACCGCTCTCCAATCCGAACTTGAGTGTTTCAAAGTCTTCGGAGGTACACCAGAATGTCTACATGGCTCAGCATAAGCATCTCGGTCCTGAGATCAAGACACAGCAGGTCGTTCTAACCGGAGGACCGCAAAGGAACTCGTTCGGCCAGAGCCAACCGGTTTCTACTCCATTGCCACAGATTCTGATAACACACGAACAAATTAACCCTGTCTCCTCTTTAGCCAAGCGAAACAGCCATCCGTCCGTTCAGAGCGTCGACAATGACCTCCACACGACGCCCATCGTCAACAGGGATCGGGCGCAAACGCAGACGGTCAGCAGCTCCCAGACCCCCCGTCCCGTCGAGAAGCCGACGTCTCTCGGCTCCCTGCACTGCACGCAGAAGCTGGCCTCGGTGACACTGTGCCCTCAGCAGGAGCCCACCGCCTCCAGCAAGCGAATGCTCTCCCCCGCCAACAGCCTGGACATCTACATGGAGAAGCACCAGAAGCGGGCAAAGGACGAACACGGCGTCGCCTGCCTCACCGACGGACGCTCGGTCAACTACTTGAACTCCAAGGTGGCCGACGTCACGCGACAGAGGAAGCTGACGCTCGTCCGTCAGGTGTGCACCACGGAGCCCGCGGACAGCCCCATCGAGacggaggccccgcccctccccgaAGGTAAAGCGGCGAGGGACTCCGAGGCCACCGACGTCTGCAAGCCCATGTCGCCGGACAGCACCGCGCCGGACAAGGACACGGCCGTAGTCCCTCGGGATGCCACTAGTGCGTTCAGTcagaccacctccatcaccagcaGTAACCTCTTGAAGCCCCAGGACAGAAGCGAGGAACAGAGGTGGACCCCGGCCAAGTCCCCCATCAGACCGTCCAGCTTCCACGGCAGCCAGGGGAAGCTGACCTTGTCGGCCTCCGCGGGCAACAGCAAGGACAGCCACCGCCTGTCCTTCCCCAGCCTGAAGACggccaccaccttcacctggtgcttcctgatgaagaggaagcccctccACGTGCCCCAGACTGACCTGAAGACCTCCGCCTACGCTGCCTGGATGATCAGCCCCAAGAACCCCAACCCCTTGGGCCTGCCCACCAAGGTGGTCATGTCCCTGTTCGACTCCAAGCAGTGCTCCAAGAAGATGCTCTACACTTCGGCGATAAAGACCAGTGGAAAGACTGACATTGTGTCCTACTCGAGCCAGCTGAAGGATGTCATGTCCATG CTGCTGTTGTCCCAGAAGACGAAGGCGGTGGAAAATGTGAGCAAGCCACCGCCGGAGACCCAGGccgggggagaggtggagaaggacGTGGCAGCTAAAACCGAACCGAGAAGGGTTAAGATATTTGACGGCGG GTACAAGTCGAACGAGGAGTACGTGTACGTGCGCGGGCGTGGCCGGGGGAAGTACATCTGCGAGGAGTGTGGGATCCGCTGCAAGAAGCCCAGCATGCTGCGCAAACACATCCGCACGCACTCGGACGTGCGGCCGTACCACTGCATCCACTGCAACTTCTCCTTCAAGACCAAAG GGAACCTGACCAAGCACATGAAGTCCAAAGCCCACAGCAAGAAGTGCCTGGAGATCGGAGTCCCGGTGGGCCTCATCGACGACCAGGACGCAGAGGACTCGG CGGGCGACCGCGGCCACGCCGGCAGCTCGGACCGCCAGGACTCGGACGCCGACGACTCGGACGGCGCCGACGACGAGGACaacgacgaagaggaggaggaggaggaggagtcgggccTGTCCACCAACCCCTCGGTCAGCGCCAGCCCCCAGCACCTCCCCCCGGGGCCGGCCGAGATCCCCCCCAGCGCCCTGCTGGCCCAGATGTCCATCAGCTCCATGCGCTtccccaacgccgccgccggccccccgcccccagccccggACCCCCCCGTCGCGGACTGCTACTCGGAGTCGTCGGTGGCCATGATGAGCCCCGTCTCGCTGTACAAGCAGATGTCCATCTCGGGGTCCTGCTCCAGCCCGGGCCCCTTCCCCCTGTCCCCGCCGGCCCtgggggggcccctgggggacCACCACGCGTCGGACACGGACTCGGTCCACATGATGAGCCCCGTGTCGCCCTGCCGGCAGATGTCCATCGACTACCCCGACTTCGAGGTGCCGCCCAGCCCGCCGGTACAGAGCAAGGGGTCCAAGCTCAGCCAG GAGGTTTCGCCGGCCCCCGTCACCGCGGCGACCCCCAGCGAGCCGGGCTTCCCGGTGGACCGCGGCACCCAGACGTCGTCCTTCCCGCCCGGGGGCCCCATGCACTTCCCCCTGCACGGCCTGGCCCCCCCGCCGGCAGGGCCGGAGCACCACCTGTTCAGCCACCTGCCCCTGCACTCCCGGCAGCCCCTGCGCTCCCCCTACAGCGTGGTCCCGGTGGGGGGGCTGCAGCTGCTCCACGGCGGCCTGGCCGGGTACTCCACCTTCCTCCCCATCCAGGGGGGCCCCGTGCAGCTCACCCTCCCGGGGGTCAGCGTCATCCACCGGACCACCAGCCCGCTGCCCGCCGCGCTCTGCTCCCCGCCCCGCCGGGAGGACGGGCCCCCCCACCCGGCCCCCTGCTTCCCCCTGGGCCCGGCGGGGCTGGAGGCGCTCAGCCTCCTGGGGGTGGGGCAGGGCGCGGGTCAGGGGCTGACGCTCAACGCCACGctggggctgcaggtggtggccGCCGGCCCCCCGGGGGCCCAGGGCGCCACGGGACCCCGGAGCCACCTGCCGGGCCTTCAGATCCTCAACATCTCGCTGCCCGCCCTGATCCCCTCGCTCGGCCCGCGGTCCGCTCTcagcccgccgccgccgtccgAGGCGCCGGCGCCCGCCACCGGCTCGCCTTCGCCTTTGCGGGGCGCCGCCCGGGGGCGGGACGCCCcgcccgccaccgccgcctcctcGCTGCCTGCCCcgccgtcgcttagcaaccccGCCGCCGCGACGACGACCACGCCCGCCGTCCTGCCGAGGGCGGGGAGCGAGACGGACCTCAGAACACTGGCGCCCGAGAACCAGAGCGTCCGCTggccggcgggggcggggccgccgTCGTCGTCGCACCGGACGGCGGGCGGGGTCGACACTTCCGGGGCGtcgccagcagggggagccggCGGGACGACTCCCCCCGGGCCTTCccccccaccgcctccccccccacaaccGCAGCTCTCCAGGCacaagatggcggacgtctaCGACGATGAGAATGACGCGTCCAGCGATGACGAAGGCCGACTGGTCATCGCCACCTGA